The following are encoded together in the Bradyrhizobium genosp. L genome:
- a CDS encoding tyrosine-type recombinase/integrase — MPRRSSGPKLWFDRKRDTFTIVDGRSRHRTGFGPTEIGGAEGALREYIEKKHEPAKSPTPFLADIIATYAEEHVKHLVSGKHIAYDLRNLAKWWGTKRISDISSSSCKAYIAHRDAGACSRRELSFLNAAMQHWKTNHAPTIALPKIKLPPKPEPRQDFMTRKQAARFLRLARRTPHLARFFLIGWYTGSRRGAICGIKWSMVDLETGVMRRKPRHVVETKKKAPTIRVGDRLLAHLRRWKRMDGDKPEYIVNFRGKKISRPDKSWTRIWRLGRFPDYVTPHVLRHSRATYMLKAGVPLWETAKYLGMSPAVLEKHYGHHMPDWQKNAANAR; from the coding sequence ATGCCGCGTCGCAGCTCAGGACCTAAACTCTGGTTCGACCGAAAGCGAGACACGTTCACGATCGTCGACGGTCGATCCCGCCATCGCACAGGGTTCGGCCCTACGGAAATTGGAGGAGCTGAGGGTGCACTTCGGGAGTACATCGAAAAGAAGCACGAACCGGCCAAATCTCCGACGCCGTTCCTCGCGGACATCATAGCGACTTACGCTGAAGAACACGTCAAGCATCTGGTTAGCGGCAAACACATCGCCTACGATTTGAGGAATCTAGCAAAGTGGTGGGGCACAAAGCGGATATCGGACATCTCAAGCAGTTCCTGCAAGGCGTATATCGCCCATCGGGATGCCGGCGCTTGTTCTCGACGGGAGTTGTCTTTCCTCAATGCCGCCATGCAGCACTGGAAGACAAATCACGCCCCCACGATCGCGTTGCCCAAGATCAAACTGCCCCCCAAGCCGGAGCCTCGTCAGGACTTCATGACGCGGAAGCAGGCGGCGCGATTTCTGAGGCTCGCCAGGCGAACGCCACATCTCGCCAGGTTCTTCCTCATTGGTTGGTACACAGGAAGCCGGCGCGGGGCTATCTGCGGCATCAAATGGTCGATGGTGGATCTGGAGACCGGCGTCATGCGCCGCAAGCCACGGCACGTCGTAGAGACCAAGAAGAAGGCTCCCACAATCCGCGTCGGCGATCGGCTATTGGCACATCTGCGGCGCTGGAAACGAATGGATGGGGACAAGCCGGAGTACATCGTCAACTTCCGCGGCAAGAAAATCAGTCGACCGGACAAGTCATGGACGCGGATTTGGCGGTTGGGTCGGTTTCCAGATTACGTGACACCTCACGTCCTGCGTCATTCGAGAGCAACTTACATGCTCAAGGCCGGCGTACCGTTGTGGGAGACGGCAAAGTATCTCGGCATGAGTCCTGCGGTGCTCGAGAAGCACTACGGGCACCACATGCCGGACTGGCAGAAGAACGCCGCGAATGCTCGGTAG